Proteins from a genomic interval of Lolium perenne isolate Kyuss_39 chromosome 1, Kyuss_2.0, whole genome shotgun sequence:
- the LOC127316355 gene encoding probable ADP-ribosylation factor GTPase-activating protein AGD11 isoform X1 has product MDDDNSLLHFLETPSKHYSKTCDGFGSQNDGGDHSDSSADTDPSNARERLEHLLNQPANKFCADCGTPDPKWAALPFGAFICIKCSGTHRSLGVHISKVISVNLDEWTDDEVNCLANSGGNATVNTRYEAFLPENYKKSRVDFATEERATFIRKKYELQQFVTDPQFACPLRKPGSNKHHNQQHSSSKHGTFRNSWRKKDHDHKGVKKMMEIGMVEFVGLIKVDIIRGINLAVRDVMSSDPYVMIILGHQSMKTRVIKNTLNPIWNERLMLSIPHPVPPLKVQVFDKDTFSADDRMGEADVDIQPLISAAREYQSSMNTESAQICTFLASENSILVKDSVIAIVDGKVEQEIALRLQDVEHGELEIKLECVPLSQ; this is encoded by the exons ATGGACGACGACAACAGTCTCCTTCATTTTCTTGAGACCCCGAGCAAGCATTACAGCAA GACGTGCGATGGATTCGGATCCCAAAATGATGGCGGCGACCACTCCGATTCATCAG CAGATACGGATCCATCTAATGCAAGGGAAAGATTGGAACATCTTCTGAACCAACCTGCCAACAAATTCTGCGCAGACTGTGGCACCCCAGATCCAAAGTGGGC GGCATTGCCTTTCGGTGCATTCATTTGCATCAAGTGCTCTGGAACTCACAGAAGTCTTGGAGTACACATATCGAAG GTGATTTCGGTGAATCTGGATGAATGGACGGATGATGAAGTCAACTGTTTAGCTAATTCAGGCGGGAATGCTACTGTGAACACTAGATATGAAGCATTTTTACCTGAGAACTACAAAAAGTCAAGAGTGGATTTCGCTACAGAGGAGCGTGCTACTTTCATTAG GAAAAAATATGAGCTTCAACAATTTGTGACTGATCCACAATTTGCATGTCCTTTGCGCAAACCTGGATCAAATAAACATCATAACCAGCAACACAGTAGCAGCAAACATGGTACTTTCAGAAATAGCTGGAGGAAAAAGGACCATGATCACAAAGGAGTAAAAAAAATG ATGGAAATCGGCATGGTAGAATTCGTTGGATTAATTAAGGTTGACATCATAAGGGGCATAAATTTAGCTGTTCGTGATGTGATGTCAAGTGATCCATATGTTATGATTATCCTAGGACACCAA TCCATGAAAACAAGGGTGATAAAGAACACCCTGAACCCTATATGGAATGAAAGATTAATGCTATCAATCCCTCACCCGGTGCCGCCTCTTAAAGTG CAAGtcttcgacaaggacacattCAGCGCTGACGACCGAATGGGGGAGGCTGATGTTGATATCCAGCCATTGATCTCTGCAGCAAGAGAGTACCAGAGCTCTATGAACACAGAATCGGCGCAGATCTGCACATTCTTGGCAAGTGAGAACAGCATTCTAGTCAAGGACAGCGTCATTGCGATTGTCGATGGTAAGGTGGAGCAGGAGATCGCGCTGAGGCTTCAGGACGTCGAGCATGGGGAGCTTGAGATCAAGCTCGAGTGTGTGCCCCTCAGTCAGTAG
- the LOC127308209 gene encoding cation/H(+) antiporter 20-like, whose protein sequence is MHAQANTHCKIVSLVDRSTMAVKMASDGLWQGENPLDFALPLLAVQIAVVLVVTQGLAFALKPLRQPRVVAEILGGILLGPSALGRWGAFRRTIFPEWSTAALDTVSGLGLLLFLFLVGLELDFGAVRRVGPRSVAIAGAGIVPPLLAAAGIVPLLDLAVPAPRDASYFSLCVFLGAALSVTALPVLACILKELGLLGVPFGETAMAAAAVNDVFAWTLLALALAVSGGGREPKGPPLAPVYILASGALFVVFTFFALRPLMARLARRAGPGGADGDLACSGAVACALLAGAVTDAIGVHPVFGAFVFGLAMPRESGFAERIGTKVAPLVSGLMLPLYFATSGLHTDVDSVQGVAAWGMVALVVAVAVAGKFGGTFAVAVAGTGMARREAAALGVAMSAKGLVELIVLNIGKEKKVLDDTTFAIFVIMALTTTVVATPLMTALYRQPPTATTPESDGVELKGGDACPA, encoded by the exons ATGCATGCACAAGCAAACACACATTGCAAGATCGTAAGCTTAGTAGATCGATCTACCATGGCAGTGAAGATGGCATCGGACGGCCTGTGGCAGGGCGAGAACCCTCTCGACTTCGCGCTGCCACTCCTCGCGGTGCAGATAGCCGTCGTGCTCGTTGTCACGCAGGGCCTTGCCTTCGCCCTTAAGCCCCTTCGCCAACCTAGGGTTGTCGCCGAGATTCTG GGCGGCATCTTGCTCGGACCTTCGGCCCTGGGCCGTTGGGGCGCCTTCCGCCGCACGATCTTCCCGGAGTGGAGCACGGCCGCGCTGGACACCGTTTCAGGACTCGGCCTGCTCCTCTTCCTATTCCTGGTGGGCCTCGAGCTCGACTTCGGTGCCGTGCGCCGCGTGGGGCCCCGCAGCGTCGCCATCGCCGGAGCGGGCATCGTGCCACCGCTGCTCGCCGCCGCCGGCATCGTGCCGCTACTCGACCTCGCCGTCCCGGCTCCCCGCGACGCATCCTACTTCTCGCTCTGCGTGTTCCTCGGTGCTGCACTCTCGGTGACCGCTCTCCCCGTGCTCGCATGCATCCTCAAGGAGCTCGGCCTCCTCGGCGTGCCCTTCGGCGAGACTGCCATGGCGGCGGCCGCCGTGAACGATGTCTTCGCGTGGACGCTCCTCGCTCTCGCGCTTGCTGTCTCCGGTGGGGGACGCGAGCCTAAGGGACCGCCTCTCGCGCCGGTATACATCCTCGCGTCGGGTGCCCTCTTCGTAGTGTTCACGTTCTTCGCGCTCCGCCCTCTCATGGCCCGCCTGGCGCGCCGCGCGGGCCCCGGCGGCGCGGACGGAGACCTGGCCTGCTCCGGCGCCGTTGCGTGCGCGCTACTCGCGGGCGCCGTGACCGACGCCATCGGCGTGCACCCCGTATTCGGCGCGTTCGTGTTCGGGCTGGCCATGCCCCGGGAGAGCGGCTTCGCGGAGCGCATCGGCACGAAGGTGGCGCCGCTGGTGTCCGGGCTGATGCTACCGCTCTACTTCGCCACCAGCGGGCTACACACCGACGTCGACAGCGTTCAGGGCGTGGCCGCGTGGGGGATGGTCGCGCTCGTGGTGGCCGTGGCCGTGGCGGGGAAGTTTGGAGGGACGTTCGCGGTGGCGGTAGCCGGGACCGGCATGGCCAGGCGCGAGGCGGCCGCGCTAGGCGTGGCCATGAGCGCCAAGGGGCTCGTGGAGCTCATCGTGCTCAACATCGGCAAGGAGAAGAAA GTGCTGGATGACACCACGTTCGCCATCTTCGTGATCATGGCGCTCACAACAACGGTGGTTGCGACGCCACTCATGACGGCTCTTTACCGACAGCCGCCAACTGCGACCACTCCAGAGAGCGACGGCGTCGAGCTCAAAGGCGGCGATGCTTGCCCGGCCTAG
- the LOC127316355 gene encoding probable ADP-ribosylation factor GTPase-activating protein AGD11 isoform X2 gives MDDDNSLLHFLETPSKHYSKTCDGFGSQNDGGDHSDSSDTDPSNARERLEHLLNQPANKFCADCGTPDPKWAALPFGAFICIKCSGTHRSLGVHISKVISVNLDEWTDDEVNCLANSGGNATVNTRYEAFLPENYKKSRVDFATEERATFIRKKYELQQFVTDPQFACPLRKPGSNKHHNQQHSSSKHGTFRNSWRKKDHDHKGVKKMMEIGMVEFVGLIKVDIIRGINLAVRDVMSSDPYVMIILGHQSMKTRVIKNTLNPIWNERLMLSIPHPVPPLKVQVFDKDTFSADDRMGEADVDIQPLISAAREYQSSMNTESAQICTFLASENSILVKDSVIAIVDGKVEQEIALRLQDVEHGELEIKLECVPLSQ, from the exons ATGGACGACGACAACAGTCTCCTTCATTTTCTTGAGACCCCGAGCAAGCATTACAGCAA GACGTGCGATGGATTCGGATCCCAAAATGATGGCGGCGACCACTCCGATTCATCAG ATACGGATCCATCTAATGCAAGGGAAAGATTGGAACATCTTCTGAACCAACCTGCCAACAAATTCTGCGCAGACTGTGGCACCCCAGATCCAAAGTGGGC GGCATTGCCTTTCGGTGCATTCATTTGCATCAAGTGCTCTGGAACTCACAGAAGTCTTGGAGTACACATATCGAAG GTGATTTCGGTGAATCTGGATGAATGGACGGATGATGAAGTCAACTGTTTAGCTAATTCAGGCGGGAATGCTACTGTGAACACTAGATATGAAGCATTTTTACCTGAGAACTACAAAAAGTCAAGAGTGGATTTCGCTACAGAGGAGCGTGCTACTTTCATTAG GAAAAAATATGAGCTTCAACAATTTGTGACTGATCCACAATTTGCATGTCCTTTGCGCAAACCTGGATCAAATAAACATCATAACCAGCAACACAGTAGCAGCAAACATGGTACTTTCAGAAATAGCTGGAGGAAAAAGGACCATGATCACAAAGGAGTAAAAAAAATG ATGGAAATCGGCATGGTAGAATTCGTTGGATTAATTAAGGTTGACATCATAAGGGGCATAAATTTAGCTGTTCGTGATGTGATGTCAAGTGATCCATATGTTATGATTATCCTAGGACACCAA TCCATGAAAACAAGGGTGATAAAGAACACCCTGAACCCTATATGGAATGAAAGATTAATGCTATCAATCCCTCACCCGGTGCCGCCTCTTAAAGTG CAAGtcttcgacaaggacacattCAGCGCTGACGACCGAATGGGGGAGGCTGATGTTGATATCCAGCCATTGATCTCTGCAGCAAGAGAGTACCAGAGCTCTATGAACACAGAATCGGCGCAGATCTGCACATTCTTGGCAAGTGAGAACAGCATTCTAGTCAAGGACAGCGTCATTGCGATTGTCGATGGTAAGGTGGAGCAGGAGATCGCGCTGAGGCTTCAGGACGTCGAGCATGGGGAGCTTGAGATCAAGCTCGAGTGTGTGCCCCTCAGTCAGTAG
- the LOC127316347 gene encoding cytochrome P450 CYP94D108 encodes MEITHIAVLFFLFTTVILYARRRRASPSAYCPHPHPVLGNTVEFIRNRGRFFDWYADMLRAAPSNTIEAWGPFGASHAVTTADPAGVDHLLRASFANYNRGAQFRAAQSDLIGDGIFGADGRLWSLQRKLASYAFSSRSLRRFTQDVLAVHLGRRLLPFLDAAALSGEAVDLQETLRRFAFDNICHVAFGVESSTFLEWADPQHQALFKAFDTAVEISFMRTLTPSTPVRKLTKLLNVGKSRRLREAIGVIDDHAMSIIEAKEASQRNNNQAEGDPDLLSRFMAAMDEEDGGGELAAMFPTPEAKRRLLRDVVVSFVLAGKDSTTSALTWFFWLLAVNPRCERRVHDEVSRSPDGDVKCMRYLHAALTEAMRLYPPVPFNGRVAVADDVLPDGTKVRAGWFANYSAYAMGRMEKLWGENFLEFLPERWLGDDGEFVAVDSAQYPVFHAGPRACPGKEMAYLQMKTVAAAVLRRFTLKVQAPTASMESPPAYEMTGGMKILGGLHVQLKIRD; translated from the coding sequence ATGGAGATCACACACATCGCCgtgctcttcttcctcttcaccACCGTCATCCTCTATGCCCGGCGCCGCCGAGCTTCCCCGTCGGCTTACTGTCCGCACCCCCACCCCGTCCTGGGCAACACCGTGGAGTTCATCCGAAACCGCGGGAGATTCTTCGACTGGTACGCCGACATGCTGCGCGCGGCGCCGTCCAACACCATCGAGGCGTGGGGGCCCTTCGGCGCCAGCCACGCCGTCACCACCGCCGACCCGGCCGGCGTCGACCACCTGCTGCGCGCCAGCTTCGCCAACTACAACAGGGGCGCGCAGTTCCGCGCCGCGCAGTCCGACCTCATCGGCGACGGCATCTTCGGCGCTGACGGCCGCCTCTGGAGCCTCCAGCGCAAGCTGGCGTCCTACGCCTTTTCCTCCCGCTCGCTGCGCCGCTTCACCCAAGACGTCCTCGCCGTCCACCTCGGCCGCCGCCTCCTGCCGTTCCTCGACGCCGCCGCACTGTCCGGAGAGGCCGTCGACCTCCAGGAGACGCTGCGCCGGTTCGCGTTCGACAACATCTGCCACGTCGCCTTCGGCGTCGAGAGCTCCACGTTCCTCGAGTGGGCTGACCCCCAGCACCAGGCGCTCTTCAAGGCGTTCGACACGGCCGTCGAGATCTCCTTCATGCGCACGCTGACGCCGTCCACGCCCGTGCGGAAGCTCACGAAGCTTCTCAACGTCGGCAAGTCGCGCCGGCTCCGAGAAGCCATCGGCGTCATAGACGACCACGCTATGTCCATCATCGAAGCCAAGGAGGCGAGCCAGAGAAACAACAACCAAGCCGAGGGCGACCCGGACCTGCTCTCGCGGTTCATGGCGGCCATGGAcgaggaggacggcggcggcgagctcGCTGCCATGTTCCCCACTCCGGAGGCCAAGCGCCGGCTCCTGCGGGACGTGGTCGTCAGCTTCGTGCTTGCCGGCAAGGACTCCACGACCTCGGCCCTCACGTGGTTCTTCTGGCTCCTTGCTGTGAACCCGCGGTGCGAGCGGCGCGTCCACGACGAGGTGTCCCGGTCGCCGGACGGCGACGTGAAGTGCATGCGCTACCTCCACGCCGCGCTCACCGAGGCGATGCGCCTGTACCCGCCGGTGCCCTTCAACGGGCGGGTGGCTGTCGCCGACGACGTCCTCCCGGAcggcaccaaggtgcgcgccggCTGGTTCGCCAACTACTCGGCGTACGCGATGGGGAGGATGGAGAAGCTGTGGGGAGAGAATTTCCTAGAGTTCCTGCCTGAGCGCTGGCTCGGCGACGACGGCGAGTTCGTGGCGGTGGACTCGGCGCAGTACCCGGTGTTCCACGCCGGGCCCCGGGCGTGCCCCGGAAAGGAGATGGcctacctgcagatgaagacggtggcggcaGCTGTTCTCCGGAGATTCACACTGAAGGTGCAGGCACCGACGGCCAGCATGGAGTCGCCGCCGGCGTACGAGATGACCGGGGGAATGAAGATTCTAGGCGGGCTACATGTACAGCTCAAGATACGGGACTGA